The nucleotide sequence AAATAGTCATGGAGGGAATACAGGATGCCGATCTGATTCTTCATGCAGGAGATTGGACGAGCCTTGATGTATATGAGCAGCTACGGGAAATAGCCCCTGTTATTGGTGTCTTCGGGAATGTCGATCCGCCCGAGGTAAAAGATGTCTTTGAGGAAAAAAGAATCATCGAAGCTGGAAGGTTTCGTATCGGTATCACCCACGGCCATATCGGGAAAAAGAAAAAGACACCCGAACGCGCATGGGAGGCTTTCCAACAGGAAGAATTGGACGCCATTGTGTTCGGACACTCCCATATCCCTTACTCGCAAATGCACGATGACACGCTTTTGTTTAATCCCGGTTCCCCCACCGACAAGCGGTTTCAGCCCAGATTTTCTTATGGCATCATTGAAATAGGAGAAGCATTAGAAGCAAAGCATATCTATTTTTAAGAGCAAAGGGACGGAGTCTGGGAGTTTCCAAAAGTAGTTACTATATACAGTCTGGATAAACAAGCCATCATTCTTGATAAATACTTCTTGATTCCAGATAAACAGCACTTCTTCCTAAATCTCCCCTCCAGTCTAGATAAATAGTACTTCACTCTTGATAAATACAAAAAGAGAGCAGGCCTAGCGCCTGCTCTTAACAGTTATGCAATATATTCATCCGCCTCTATGTCGTCAGCAGCTTTTTTGCTATAGTATTTGCCTTTTGTCACAATGGCGAGGACAATTGTCAGGACGAAGGCGATCACAGCCGCGAAGAAGGCAGCAACATTCTGCAAGAAGATTCCCATATATCCGAAGGCAGCTAAGGAGCCGATCACGCTAGCCACGATTAGAGAAACGACTCCAACCGGATTCCAGGCATACAAGTATTCCTGTCGATGTTCAAAATACCTCGGTCCGATTTTGAGTACCCTCTTCACAACGAAAGCATCGCATAAAAGCACAGCCGCCCAGGCAAGCAGGAAAACCCCCTGGAAAGTGAGCAAGCTTCCTAAATGATCCAACACACCGCCAAGCATTAAAACAATCGCTGCAATTGAAGTGAAAACCACCCAGAAATTCCGGCCCGGCTTAAATTTAAATACGTTCTCAAAAAAGTTAGCTAATGAAAGCGAACTGCTGTATAAGTTTGTAATGTTGATTCGGAGCTGTGTCAAGATCGTGAAGAGCGCCCCTCCAATGCCAAGAATTTGCACAAAGTAAACGCCCGGATTTTCTTCTCCCATCTGAACACCAAACCAAATCCCGATGACTCCCATAATAAAAAAGCAGACGAGCTGCGGTAAAAATCCTACAGCGAATACCCCAATTTTAAATTCTTCTTTTTTAATGAACCGCGCATAGTCTGACACGAGCAAAGCCATGATCCCCACGAGGCCATTCATAATCCCGATACAAGCAAGCAAAGAGGCTCCTCCGACTTCTCCTCCCTCCGGCAGAAACGTCCATATGCTTCCTGTGAAGGTAGATTTGTTTAGTACGATGAAAAAGCCTGCACCAAGCAAAAGAATGAAGAGAGGCAATGACCACTTTTGCAGCTTATCAAGTTGCTTAATCCCAAACCAGTTTAATGGAATAACAATCAAACCAAAAAAGATCATTAATCCCCATATAGGCACAAAGGAAATATATTCGTGGACAGCCGAAGCCATAATTGACCCTTCGATCGCACAGTACATAATAAAATTGAGTGCATAAATCAATGAAGTGATCGAAGCGCCAAAATAGCCAAATCCACCGCCTCTTGCCATTAAATTTACGTTTAACCCTGACTTCGCGGCATAAAAACAAATCCCTATTCCGACTCCCCCTGCTACGATTGTTGCATAGATCTCTGCCAGCAAGGCGTTCACTGCCCCAAATGAAATAGCCATTAAACTGCCCATTTGGATAAATAGCATAGCCGTTGCTACGCCAAGCGTGACATTTGTAATACTTGCCCAGCCCATCGTCCGGCCTTCTACAGGCACTTTTTCCAGTGAGAAGTCATCTTTTTTCTCTTCTCTGCTGATTTCTCCCTGCTCCGCTGGCTGTAATCTTTCTACCATCTCATCATCCCCCTACAAGCTTATTTGCATTTCTTCCTCATTTAAGAGTTAATTTCTATAAGCAAGTAACAAGCCAATTTATTGAATTTTCAAAATATATCTCAAATTATTTTTGATCCTATCTTTGTACCTATTAAATAGCTCTTTTCTCTTGTTTTACATTTACAAAAATAGCAAGAACCGTTTCGTTTTCTTTCAAAATTGCAATCTCACTTTCAGTTTTGATGATTTTTCATGATGATAGAAGCCTATAATTTTTAAAACTAGGAAAAAGAATAGACATTGGACAAGGGATTGTATAAGATGGGCGGTAGAAACGAAAAAGTACTAGGAGGTTACCGTTATGAAGGAGGAAAAAGTTAACCAATACATAAAAATATCGAGGGGGAAATGTGGCTTGTGGAAGATGATCGGGATAACTTAAAAGTAAGCTACCGTATCAAAGAGATCATTTTCACAGCGCAGTCTCCTTTCCAGCATATTATGGTTCTTGATACCTATGATTTTGGAAAAATGCTCGTGCTGGACGGAGTTGTACAATCAACTGAGAAAGATGGATACATTTATAATGAAATGATCACCCATGTTCCGCTCCATATCCATCCCGAACCGAAAAAAGTGTTAATTATTGGTGGCGGCGACTGCGGCGCAGCCAGAGAAATTATTAAGTATACAAGTGTTAAAGAGCTTTATTTCTGTGAAATTGATGAACTCGTTGTCAAAGCGAGCAAAGAGCACCTAAAAGGCGTTTCTGCCGGACTTGAAGACGATCGTGTCCATTATATTTTTGCAGATGGCATTCAATACATGAAAGAACACACAAACGAATTTGATGTGATCATTGTTGATTCATCTGATCCAGTCGGACCCGCAACTGAATTATTCGAATTCGGTTTTTATAAAAACGTCTTCGATGCATTGAAAGAAGACGGTTTGATGGTTTGCCAGAGTGAATCACCGATTTTCTATAAAGAAACAATGCAAAATACTTATCAATCTTTAAATCAGTTATTTCCTATTGTAAAACCATATACAGCTGTCGTTCCAACTTATCCCGGCGGTCTTTGGAGCTTTACTCTTGCCTCCAAAAAACATCAATCCTTTACTCAGCCAGACTATGAAGAAACGACGAAATATTTCAACAAGGATATCTTAGAAGCAAGCTTTGCCCTGCCTCAATTCATGTTGAATGATAAAAAGTAATCAAACCGGGTACCGTTAAAATTAACGGTACCCGCTCTTTATTTCATGACAAAACTAGTTAAGGGAGTGACACAATGGAAGTGAAGGTTAACGGCAATTCTCTGAAACTGGTGACAGGAGACATTACAAAACAAACGACAGAGGCTATCGTCAATGCGGCGAATGGATCATTGCTCGGAGGCGGCGGTGTGGATGGAGCCATTCACACCGCCGCTGGCAAAGAATTGCTTGAGGAATGCAGAAAAATTCTCGAAGAAGCATTAAAAGGAGCGTACTTACCGACAGGAGAAGCAGTTATTACAAACGGATATAACCTTCCCGCGCGCTATGTGATTCACACAGTTGGACCGATCTGGCACGAAAATACGCAGAATGAAGAAGCTCTGCTGTCAAACTGCTATCAAAACGCCTTACAGCTTGCTATGGAAAAGGAAATAACGAGCATTTCTTTTCCCTCTATCTCTACAGGCGTCTATCGGTTTCCTATTAGGCTGGCTTCAGCAACGGCTCTCCAAACGATCGTTCATTTTTTGCAAAATTATTCGTTTAGTGAGGTTGTAATGACGCTCTTCTCTCCTCAGGATTATCATGTGTACGAATCCGCACTTCAACCATTGATTGAGAAACATTAAAAAGAGATGAGAGGCTATTTAGCCTCTCATCTCCTTCAGTTAATAACAATCCCAGTTGTAGAGAACATTTGTGAAGTTAAGGTTCCGCAAATCTTCTTTTGTGATAAAAAAGTTTCCGACTCCACTGTCTCCCCACATGATATCAAGATCCGTATCTGTATCCACCTGAAGCAGCAGCACATTGTGATTCTGATACTTTTCCCTGTAACTGCGCGGGTCTTCCTGAGTAAAAAAAGGATAGCCGCCGATTTTCGATCCTGTGGCTCCAAAGGCCTCTGCATAGATTTCACCCAATTCCGTGCCGCTGCTCATTTCCTCTAAATCAATGGAAAGTTGCTCCATGCGGTAATCACCTTCAGATATAGGCTCCTCGTCTAATTCAAATGATAATTTAATTTCATGTGTCACCGGAAAGAATTCTTCTTCTCCGGGCTTTATGTAGTTAAAATCAGTTGTAAGCTTTGACCGATCATCCGTAACATCCGCATGATAAAGAATTCGAAAATCCTTCTGGCTTGTTCCGTCCTCGAAATCCATTCCTAACAAATCATCCTCTGGCGCAATGTAAAATTGCAAGATGCCCTTCTTTGGAAAGTCCTTCATTGGCGGTACTTCGGCAAAGTTAATTTGAGCCAGCAGCTGGAGATAGACCCCGTTCTCATCTTTCGGATGCTCCATATTTTTAGGCAAATACGGATGACCGCCAAACTTACTATCAAGCAAACCCGTGCTCGTACGGAGGCCTGCAATCTTTACTACCGGCTCCACCGTCTGCTCCAGCTCTTCTCGATACGGTTCCAATTCTTTCGGCAAATTAAGGCTACGATCAGCAGACATAGAAAACACCCCTTCCCTGAATCACCAAACAGAAACATACGTTCCTATTTTATACTTGGAATTTTCCGATTGCAAGGAAAAGTTTTACAAAATATCGAGCCAAATTTTAATAGCTGTCGCGGCAATCAGGATCGCCAGCAGCCATTGTAAAATTTTCGTATTCATTTTTTGGCCGGCTTTAGCGCCAAGCGGTGAGGCAATCACACTAGCAATAATCATAATAACGGCCGGCACGAACAGCACCTGGCCGGTCATGAGCTTTCCAGCCGTTGAGCCGATGGATGAAATAAAGGTGATAGCTAAAGAGCTAGCAATCGTCATCCGAGTCGGAATTCTCAAGATGACAAGCATAATCGGCACTAACAAAAATGCTCCGGCCGCTCCGACAATCCCCGCTCCAATGCCGACGACAAAAGCAAGACCGGCGGCGAGCCAGCCGTTAAACGTCACTTCACTCATCGGCCGGTCGTCCAGGTTCTTTTTCGGCACGAACATCATGATAGCAGCGAGTGCAGCCAACACGCCGTAGACGACATTGATGACTTCCTCTGACAATCTCTCAGAGCCAAAACCGCCGACAAAGCTTCCGAGCAGGACAGCTCCCCCCATGTATATAATCAACTTTTTATTTAAATACTCACTCTTTCGGTACGCCCAAACGCCGGCAATGGTCGCAAAAAACACTTGCACCGCACTAATCCCCGACACTTCATGAGCGGTAAAAGCAGCAAATCCAAGAAGCGGCGGAATATACAGCAGCATCGGGTATTTAATAATCGAGCCACCAATTCCGACCATTCCCGAAATGAACGACCCGATAAAACCGATGAGAAAAATAACAAGCCAATAAGAAAGATCCATTTCTACCACTCCCATATTCAATCAAGTTTTTTCTGTTTCGCCCCCCAGGCAAAAACGCTCACCAAGGAAGCGATCACTATAAGAACAGGAGTATACATAATCAAAAAATGATGCATGGGTCCATCCCTCCTATTCCATTCCTTTTACATATTGGCGGTTAAATAAAAACAGTCTCAGCAGCAGGTACAGCGCCGGAATTAAAAGCAGCAGTCCGGCAATAAACGCCACAACTAAATAAATCGCCATCGTTTTATTCGTAAACCCATCGTAGATTGTCAGCACCGGGTACAGCAGATAAGGATAATGAGAGATCCCGTATGCCAGAAAAGCGGTGAAATATTGGAGCATGACCGCTAAAAAAGCAGTGCCGTATGCCTTTCGTTTGTAAAATAAAGCAAGCGCGGTAACGAAAAAGCCGAGCGAAGCAACGAACATCCAGGAAAAATCGACCATCCGGGCGAAGTGCTCAGGGTTATGTGAACGAAGAGCATAGAAGACGATAATCGCCGCGATGACCGAAGGAGCACTCCAGCCGAGCGTGTAGCGGCGGACAAGCTGTTCAGCCTTGTAATCCTCTGCCTTCCGTGCATAATATGTTAAAAAAGCAGCCGATATAAATAGCACACTTACAAGAGAAATCAACACAACGCTCCATGAGTATGAACTCGTTAACAGCTCTGTCATTTTCAAGTGAACACCGGTGTCCGTAATGTCCAAGAATCCCCCTCGGAAATGGTTAACACTGTCGTCAGCGAAGCTGGAATTAATACACCGGTGATTCCGTATATAAAACTATAAAGCTTATTTTCTTTTGACCCGTACGTACCGAAGGCATAGTAGGAGCCGCGGATCGCCAGCAATATAATTGAAACGCTCGCTGGCACTAACAGGGCGGAACCAAAGTAATAGGCCGTCTTCGGAAAAAAGCCGACGATGCCCACAAAGAAGAAAACGAGAAACACATTCGTCACTTCCCATACCGGGGAAAGATAGCGCTGAATCATTTTGTGAAGAACATGCTTCTGTCCCGTCCAATCACTGTACAGACTAAAGAAACCAGCTCCAAAATCAACAGAAGCGACGATAACATAACCGAACAAAAAGAGCCACAACACACTGATACCTAACAACTCAAGAGACATGTAAATTCCCCCTTGCCTCTAGTTCCTCCTCTGCAGGATTGTTCTTAAACATGTTGCGCAGGACCACGACTGCCCCTACACCTAGAAGAACATATAAAGCACCGAATGCCATAATCATTGTATCCACATGAGGAGAAGACGTAGCCGCTTCCACTGTTTTCAAATAGCCACGTAAGATCCATGGCTGACGGCCCACTTCAGCGAAAATCCAGCCGACCTCAATGGCGATCAATGAAAGCGGAGCAGACAGCACAACCGCTCTCAGCAGCCATTTATTATACATCTTCTTTGGCTTCCATTTTGACAACACAACATAAGTGAAAGAAATCAAGAGCAACACCATGCCTAATGTGACCATAACATCGAACAAGTAATGAATATACAACGGCGGACGTTCATCTTCTGGAAACTCATTAAGCCCGACCACCTCCGTGCTTGGCAAGCTCCCTGCTAAAATGCTTAAAGCCCATGGAATTTTGACCGCACCGCTCACCTTTTGTTCTTCATCCAATTTCCCGAACAAAATTAGCGGGGCTTCTCCTTCCGTTTCAAAGTGCCACTCTGCGGCAGCAAGTTTCTCCGGCTGGTATTCTGCCAAGAACTTTCCGGATAAATCGCCGACAAGCGCCGTAGCGATTGAAAAAACTAATGCAGGAATTAATGTGATCCGCAACGCTTTTTTATAATAGCTATGCTTTCTGCCGCGAAGCAGATGATAAGCGGCAAGCGCCGCTAATATAAAGGCGGACGTCATGTATGCCGATACGAGCACATGCCCTACTTTCGTTGGGACGGCCGGATTAAACATTGCTTTAAGCGGTTCAACGTTCACAAACACTCCGTTGACAAGATCAAACCCTTGCGGTGTGTTCATAAACGCATTTACAGCTGTAATGAAAAAAGCGGACATGGAAGAGCCGATTACAACCGGAACAAGCAGCAGCAAGTGAAGTTTCGGATTCTTAAACCGGTCCCATGTGTATAAGTAAATCCCTAAAAAGATCGCTTCAAAGAAAAAGGCGAACGTTTCCATAAAAAGCGGCAGCGCGATTAACTGTCCCGCTTGTTCCATAAAGGAAGGCCAGAGCAGACTGAGCTGCAGCCCAATCGCTGTCCCGGTTACAACTCCGACCGCAACGGTAATCGTAAATCCCCGTGTCCAGCGGCGGGCGAGCAATAAGTAGTGAGCATCATTATGCTTCAATCCCATCCACTGGGCGAGCGCGATCATCACCGGCACGCCGACACCGATCGTAGCGAACAAAATATGAAAAGCGAGTGTCATCTCGGTTAATATACGACTATATAAAACAGCATCATATGACATATTTCCCCCTCCTAGATCATCATCAAGCTGAGTATACTACCAAGAGCTACCATCATCGCTGTCCAGAAATAAGCTGTTTCTCTTTTTTTCATCGTATCTCTTCCTTTCTACTGTGATTGATAAGAAATCGCCTTTCCCTTTCAGTATAGAAAGAAAGCGAGCACCGAGACATAGGGGCATCCCCCTATCCCTCTCGCGTTTTTGACTACTTTATGAAGGTTTGGAGCGAAAGCATAAAAAGAGGATGTTCCTATGTTGCTTTGGAACATCCTCTTGAACACGATAGCCAGCGTTCTTTAATGAATATCGGAAAAATAGTTTTTAATGCCATATTGAATCATTTCATGTTTTTGCTTCAAATCCAGCTTGTTCATAATATTCGCTTTATGATTTTCGACGGTTTTTGCGCTAATATGCAGCTTTTCAGCGATTTCTTTATTCGTATAACCGAGCACCGTCAGCCGCAAAACCTCCTGCTCTCTTAGTGTTAACGGGGAAGACGGCTTTTCTTTTTCTTTCATCATCTTGTCAATTTGCTCTTCGCTTAAGTCGGTTCGGTAATAACGGTGCCCTTGATGCACATTATAAATTGCTTCATACAAATCACTCCCTTGGCTTTTCTTTAAAATATAGCCATGGGCTCCCGACTGGATCGCCTTGCGAATATACGCCTCTTCATCGTGCATCGTTAACAGCACGACTTTCATAGTTGGCTGCTGCTGAAGAAGCTGTTTCGTTGTTGTAAACCCATCCAGTCCATTCGGCATGGAAATGTCCATCAAGACGACATCCGGCTCTTTCTGCATCGCCAGAACGAGCGCTTCGTGACCGTCTCCTGCATCAGCCGCCACTTCAATATCCGCATAGCTTTCTAACAGTAAAATGATCCCTTTCCTGATTAAATCATGATCATCAACTACCATGACTTTCATCGATCTCTTCCCCGCTTTCATCTAACATCATTTTCGCTAAAATGGTTGTTCCTTTACCCGGTGCGGATTCAATATGAAAATGGCCGTTCAGCTGCTCGATCCGCTCACGCATATGTTCTAGCCCGAGCCCGCCTTTGGCCTGTTCTAGATCAAAGCCCTTCCCATCATCATGGACTTCTACAATCAATCGCCCTTGATCTTCTACGAGCAATAAATAGACTTTTTTCGCTTCTGCATACTTCACGATATTATGAAGACCCTCTTGTATAACTCGGTAGACATTGATCTCCACTGCCGAGGGCAACCGGCCGCTAATATTGGTCTTCAGTTCAATCGATAAAGAAGAAGTGGATTGAACTGTATGGATTAACGTTTCCAACGCGGAAACGAGTCCCAGCCCGTCCAAGCTCGTCGGCCGAAGCTGGTGGGAATACGCTTTAATGTCTGACATCGCGCGCTGGAGCTCTGCCCGCACCTCATTAACATAATCATGAAGCCGCTCATCAGCCTGAATGGTCGATTCAATCGCCTGCAATGCAACAGAGATAGTGTAGAGCGACTGACTGATTCCATCATGAAGCTCATGAGCCAGCCGCTTATGCTCCCGCTCCTGCACCTCGATCAAACGCTTAATCATCATTTTCGACAGCCGGACTTCCTCTTCCTTTTGCCGCAGGGTTTGATCGCGCAATACGAGCAAATACTCTTTTTCTTGGTGGTCCTGATCCTGGTAAATCAAAGCCGTACTCATCTCGACGTCAAGCTTTTTTCCGTGGTAAACAGGCATTTGCGATAAAAAATATGGCACTTCATTGCGTGCAATTAAATAACAGCGGTTTTCGCCCGCTTCAGCCTTTCGTTCCTTACAATAAGAGCAAAAAGGAACATGCTCGCCGACCGCCCAGCCAGTGAGCCGACCGGCTGCAGGGTTCATCAGCAAGATTTCACGGTTTTGATCCATAACGATAATGCCGTCTTGAATATATTCAAATATTTGATTCAAGTATTTTGGGTCTACCGGATACTGTTCCATTGGCCTGATCCTTTCATTTTTCTTTTCCACTATTGTAAGCGAAAAACCGCCGGTGATTCACGTCTGCCGGCGGTTTCGTTTATTCTTTTATGTCGGTCCTCCCAAGGAGAAGATTGATTTCCGCTTCTTGATCAACGATATGCTTTCTTAAAACTGATTGAACAAGCAACTGTCTTGTAGGAAAGAACCGTTATTTTACGAGCTGTGGCACGTCTTTCTTCCAGCGTGAAAAGCCCCCTAAAAGGTTTTTTATCTCTTTGAATCCATTCGCCTGTAAAATGCTCGCCGCAATCGCAGACCGCACACCTGAACCGCATTGAATAAGAAGCGGCTGATCTTGCGGCACTTCCTCTAAGCGATCCGGCAGTGTGCCGAGCATCATGTGAACGGCTCCCGGAATATGTCCGGCGTCCCATTCTGATTGATTCCGGACATCCAGTACAGCCACTTCTCCTTTTTCTACTGCTTCCTGCATTTCCACAGGCTCTACATTCATATAACTTTCTAATTTAGAAGCTTGAACTAAAGCGGTTTTCACATTCATATAGCCTTCTATACGGTCGATCCCAATGGAGCGAAGCCCTATTAATATCTCAGAAAGTTGACCTTCCTCAATCAACAGATAAAGCGGGGCTTCATAGTTCACGAGCCAGCCAGCCCAGTTTGTAAATGATTTATTAAACGGAATATTTACCGTTCCTGGAATATGTTCTTTAGCAAATTCAGCCGCCGAACGCGTATCAATAACCATATCTTGCTTAAGCCATTCATGAAGGGCAGAAGCATCCATCTCTTCAACAGGCACCGTCACATTCTTCAGCAAAGCCGGACCAACTTTGTTCACATGCTTCATGATAGCGAAATACTTAGGAGGCTCAGGCTGGCCATCGAGCAAAGC is from Bacillus sp. PK3_68 and encodes:
- a CDS encoding cytochrome ubiquinol oxidase subunit I, with the translated sequence MSYDAVLYSRILTEMTLAFHILFATIGVGVPVMIALAQWMGLKHNDAHYLLLARRWTRGFTITVAVGVVTGTAIGLQLSLLWPSFMEQAGQLIALPLFMETFAFFFEAIFLGIYLYTWDRFKNPKLHLLLLVPVVIGSSMSAFFITAVNAFMNTPQGFDLVNGVFVNVEPLKAMFNPAVPTKVGHVLVSAYMTSAFILAALAAYHLLRGRKHSYYKKALRITLIPALVFSIATALVGDLSGKFLAEYQPEKLAAAEWHFETEGEAPLILFGKLDEEQKVSGAVKIPWALSILAGSLPSTEVVGLNEFPEDERPPLYIHYLFDVMVTLGMVLLLISFTYVVLSKWKPKKMYNKWLLRAVVLSAPLSLIAIEVGWIFAEVGRQPWILRGYLKTVEAATSSPHVDTMIMAFGALYVLLGVGAVVVLRNMFKNNPAEEELEARGNLHVS
- the speE gene encoding polyamine aminopropyltransferase, which encodes MWLVEDDRDNLKVSYRIKEIIFTAQSPFQHIMVLDTYDFGKMLVLDGVVQSTEKDGYIYNEMITHVPLHIHPEPKKVLIIGGGDCGAAREIIKYTSVKELYFCEIDELVVKASKEHLKGVSAGLEDDRVHYIFADGIQYMKEHTNEFDVIIVDSSDPVGPATELFEFGFYKNVFDALKEDGLMVCQSESPIFYKETMQNTYQSLNQLFPIVKPYTAVVPTYPGGLWSFTLASKKHQSFTQPDYEETTKYFNKDILEASFALPQFMLNDKK
- a CDS encoding cytosine permease, with translation MVERLQPAEQGEISREEKKDDFSLEKVPVEGRTMGWASITNVTLGVATAMLFIQMGSLMAISFGAVNALLAEIYATIVAGGVGIGICFYAAKSGLNVNLMARGGGFGYFGASITSLIYALNFIMYCAIEGSIMASAVHEYISFVPIWGLMIFFGLIVIPLNWFGIKQLDKLQKWSLPLFILLLGAGFFIVLNKSTFTGSIWTFLPEGGEVGGASLLACIGIMNGLVGIMALLVSDYARFIKKEEFKIGVFAVGFLPQLVCFFIMGVIGIWFGVQMGEENPGVYFVQILGIGGALFTILTQLRINITNLYSSSLSLANFFENVFKFKPGRNFWVVFTSIAAIVLMLGGVLDHLGSLLTFQGVFLLAWAAVLLCDAFVVKRVLKIGPRYFEHRQEYLYAWNPVGVVSLIVASVIGSLAAFGYMGIFLQNVAAFFAAVIAFVLTIVLAIVTKGKYYSKKAADDIEADEYIA
- a CDS encoding PAS domain-containing sensor histidine kinase; the encoded protein is MEQYPVDPKYLNQIFEYIQDGIIVMDQNREILLMNPAAGRLTGWAVGEHVPFCSYCKERKAEAGENRCYLIARNEVPYFLSQMPVYHGKKLDVEMSTALIYQDQDHQEKEYLLVLRDQTLRQKEEEVRLSKMMIKRLIEVQEREHKRLAHELHDGISQSLYTISVALQAIESTIQADERLHDYVNEVRAELQRAMSDIKAYSHQLRPTSLDGLGLVSALETLIHTVQSTSSLSIELKTNISGRLPSAVEINVYRVIQEGLHNIVKYAEAKKVYLLLVEDQGRLIVEVHDDGKGFDLEQAKGGLGLEHMRERIEQLNGHFHIESAPGKGTTILAKMMLDESGEEIDESHGS
- a CDS encoding YwqG family protein, which produces MSADRSLNLPKELEPYREELEQTVEPVVKIAGLRTSTGLLDSKFGGHPYLPKNMEHPKDENGVYLQLLAQINFAEVPPMKDFPKKGILQFYIAPEDDLLGMDFEDGTSQKDFRILYHADVTDDRSKLTTDFNYIKPGEEEFFPVTHEIKLSFELDEEPISEGDYRMEQLSIDLEEMSSGTELGEIYAEAFGATGSKIGGYPFFTQEDPRSYREKYQNHNVLLLQVDTDTDLDIMWGDSGVGNFFITKEDLRNLNFTNVLYNWDCY
- a CDS encoding O-acetyl-ADP-ribose deacetylase, which codes for MEVKVNGNSLKLVTGDITKQTTEAIVNAANGSLLGGGGVDGAIHTAAGKELLEECRKILEEALKGAYLPTGEAVITNGYNLPARYVIHTVGPIWHENTQNEEALLSNCYQNALQLAMEKEITSISFPSISTGVYRFPIRLASATALQTIVHFLQNYSFSEVVMTLFSPQDYHVYESALQPLIEKH
- a CDS encoding metallophosphoesterase family protein; translated protein: MNKQSNEPAGNMPVFHRDFHTAGFFIWKKQHYSLAKYRMEMKTLIKIAVLSDTHLPKKGKQLPEIVMEGIQDADLILHAGDWTSLDVYEQLREIAPVIGVFGNVDPPEVKDVFEEKRIIEAGRFRIGITHGHIGKKKKTPERAWEAFQQEELDAIVFGHSHIPYSQMHDDTLLFNPGSPTDKRFQPRFSYGIIEIGEALEAKHIYF
- a CDS encoding MBL fold metallo-hydrolase — its product is MLLRYFYDEKLAHASYLIGCQKTGESLVIDASRNIEQYVETANKEGLKLTAAAETHIHADFVAGSREIAERFGAKMYVSDEGDENWKYQNLERIDHQLLKDGDTFKVGNLTLEVMHTPGHTPESISFILTDHGGGADRPMGIFTGDFVFVGDVGRPDLLEKAAGYSGTADQGAKQMFTSIQRFKQLPDYLQVWPAHGAGSACGKALGAIPSSTVGYEKMFNWAMKCNDEAAFVKALLDGQPEPPKYFAIMKHVNKVGPALLKNVTVPVEEMDASALHEWLKQDMVIDTRSAAEFAKEHIPGTVNIPFNKSFTNWAGWLVNYEAPLYLLIEEGQLSEILIGLRSIGIDRIEGYMNVKTALVQASKLESYMNVEPVEMQEAVEKGEVAVLDVRNQSEWDAGHIPGAVHMMLGTLPDRLEEVPQDQPLLIQCGSGVRSAIAASILQANGFKEIKNLLGGFSRWKKDVPQLVK
- a CDS encoding sulfite exporter TauE/SafE family protein; amino-acid sequence: MDLSYWLVIFLIGFIGSFISGMVGIGGSIIKYPMLLYIPPLLGFAAFTAHEVSGISAVQVFFATIAGVWAYRKSEYLNKKLIIYMGGAVLLGSFVGGFGSERLSEEVINVVYGVLAALAAIMMFVPKKNLDDRPMSEVTFNGWLAAGLAFVVGIGAGIVGAAGAFLLVPIMLVILRIPTRMTIASSLAITFISSIGSTAGKLMTGQVLFVPAVIMIIASVIASPLGAKAGQKMNTKILQWLLAILIAATAIKIWLDIL
- a CDS encoding response regulator transcription factor; the encoded protein is MKVMVVDDHDLIRKGIILLLESYADIEVAADAGDGHEALVLAMQKEPDVVLMDISMPNGLDGFTTTKQLLQQQPTMKVVLLTMHDEEAYIRKAIQSGAHGYILKKSQGSDLYEAIYNVHQGHRYYRTDLSEEQIDKMMKEKEKPSSPLTLREQEVLRLTVLGYTNKEIAEKLHISAKTVENHKANIMNKLDLKQKHEMIQYGIKNYFSDIH